The following proteins are encoded in a genomic region of Methanoculleus oceani:
- a CDS encoding molybdopterin-dependent oxidoreductase: protein MIPVHRTYPILLAVVLIGAATFVSGCLGPTAAADEVAWNLTLAGNPETVLTLAEIRALPAVEGYGYSVSTVGIKYGPNRYRGVLLSDLVETAGGAGADDLIYVSAEDGYLWVFDTAQLRGEEFFTFDENLREIPAPPLNVILAYDRDGEPLAYEEGGPLRLVVITESPDVITEGSPWVKWVDRIEVRGK, encoded by the coding sequence ATGATCCCGGTGCACCGGACCTACCCGATCCTTCTTGCCGTGGTACTGATCGGGGCCGCGACATTCGTGTCCGGATGTCTCGGCCCGACTGCCGCCGCCGACGAGGTGGCATGGAACCTGACGCTTGCCGGGAACCCGGAGACGGTGCTCACGCTCGCCGAGATCAGGGCGCTGCCTGCCGTCGAGGGCTACGGTTACTCGGTTTCGACGGTCGGGATAAAGTATGGCCCGAACCGCTACCGAGGCGTTCTTCTCTCCGATCTCGTCGAGACAGCGGGCGGAGCCGGCGCGGACGACCTGATCTACGTCTCCGCAGAGGACGGCTACCTCTGGGTCTTCGATACGGCTCAGTTGAGAGGGGAAGAGTTCTTCACCTTCGACGAGAACCTCCGGGAGATTCCCGCACCGCCGCTCAATGTGATTCTGGCTTACGACCGGGATGGAGAACCCCTGGCATACGAAGAGGGCGGGCCGCTCCGCCTCGTCGTCATCACCGAGAGCCCCGACGTCATCACCGAAGGTAGCCCCTGGGTGAAATGGGTCGACCGGATAGAGGTCCGTGGAAAATGA
- the hxlA gene encoding 3-hexulose-6-phosphate synthase: MATPTLQVALDLLELDRAVEIADEAVRGGADWIEAGTPLIKSEGMQAVRALRERFPGHEIVADMKIADTGAVEVEMAAKSGAGIVCILADADDTVIAEAVRSARKYGVRIMADLINVADPVSRSRELAALGVDYINAHVGIDQQMIGKSSLDLLRRLAGEVGTPVAVAGGLDAETASEAVAAGASIVIVGGNIIKAADVTGAAQRVRNAIDRPEIRPREEESRDAVIRRLFEAVSAPNVTDAMHRKGAMAGVVSLCGRKKAVGPAVTVRTVAGDWAKPVEAIDVAGPGDVLVISNDGRKDVAPWGELATHSAKNRGVAGVVIDGAARDIDDIREMGFPLFATATVPNAGDPKGLGEINTEIACCGQEVRPGDWIVADESGVVVVPRERAYEVARRAMEVKKTEERIREEIRRGKTLSEVSELLKWEKRR, encoded by the coding sequence ATGGCAACGCCTACTCTCCAGGTGGCGCTCGATCTCCTCGAGCTCGATCGTGCGGTAGAGATCGCGGATGAGGCGGTCCGTGGCGGTGCGGACTGGATCGAGGCCGGGACGCCCCTGATCAAGAGCGAGGGGATGCAGGCCGTGCGGGCGCTCCGGGAGCGCTTCCCCGGGCACGAGATCGTCGCGGACATGAAGATCGCCGATACCGGGGCCGTCGAGGTGGAGATGGCGGCGAAATCCGGCGCCGGCATCGTCTGCATCCTTGCCGATGCAGACGATACCGTGATCGCCGAGGCGGTCCGCTCGGCCCGCAAATACGGCGTCCGGATCATGGCCGACCTCATCAACGTCGCCGACCCCGTCTCCCGGTCGCGGGAACTTGCGGCGCTCGGCGTCGATTACATCAACGCCCACGTAGGCATCGACCAGCAGATGATCGGCAAATCGTCGCTCGACCTCCTCCGCCGCCTTGCCGGGGAAGTGGGCACGCCCGTCGCCGTCGCAGGAGGGCTCGATGCAGAGACTGCATCAGAGGCGGTTGCTGCCGGGGCTTCGATCGTCATTGTTGGGGGCAACATCATCAAGGCTGCCGACGTGACCGGGGCGGCGCAACGGGTTCGGAATGCTATTGACCGGCCCGAGATCAGGCCACGGGAAGAGGAGAGTCGTGATGCCGTCATCCGCCGCCTCTTCGAAGCCGTCTCCGCACCGAACGTCACCGATGCCATGCACCGGAAGGGGGCTATGGCGGGGGTCGTCTCCCTCTGCGGCCGGAAGAAGGCGGTCGGCCCGGCGGTGACGGTTCGTACCGTCGCCGGAGACTGGGCAAAACCCGTCGAGGCGATCGACGTCGCCGGACCGGGAGACGTCCTCGTCATCAGCAACGACGGAAGGAAGGACGTCGCGCCCTGGGGAGAACTTGCCACCCACTCCGCGAAGAACCGGGGAGTCGCAGGTGTCGTGATCGACGGGGCGGCCCGGGACATCGACGATATCAGGGAAATGGGGTTTCCGCTCTTCGCCACGGCGACCGTCCCGAACGCCGGGGACCCCAAGGGTCTTGGGGAGATCAACACAGAGATCGCCTGTTGCGGGCAGGAGGTACGGCCGGGCGACTGGATCGTCGCCGACGAGAGCGGTGTCGTGGTGGTCCCCCGGGAGCGGGCTTATGAGGTGGCACGCCGGGCGATGGAAGTGAAGAAGACCGAGGAGCGGATCCGCGAGGAGATCCGGCGCGGAAAGACGCTTTCAGAGGTCTCTGAACTCCTGAAATGGGAGAAACGGCGCTGA
- a CDS encoding metallophosphoesterase, whose translation MKYHPELPVMAAVAVLLALLLPVADAAVVWGPYVTNTTGNSTVVTWKSIEEAEWWVDYAPEGGETYRIPSSGAGPIHHVLLTGLTPATTYRYRVGTGNETTGDCRFRTFGDGAFTCIVYGDTRAQKPFFTQTERHGLVAERIAAEADILFVVHTGDFVCEEEEWDEFFAVAGPVLRNTTLVPVAGNHDGSTETFSAVFDLPPYYSFDAGSLHVTVLDSNDRAWADMVTQTAWLESDLASPLPRKIVAFHHPPFSSDRKHPGGDRAIRAEWCDILSRSGVDAVFSAHTHAYERYRAGGTEYLVVGCGGAPFYALAEEKPEGYLAGHRQTLGYVRVIVSPESIDLEMVAVAEVTEDGEVTMCPAGTVIDAVRLPADAAPPPEAPVGRWVVPAALLGGAALSRLRR comes from the coding sequence GTGAAGTATCACCCGGAACTCCCTGTCATGGCGGCGGTTGCCGTGCTGCTCGCCCTCCTCCTCCCGGTTGCCGATGCCGCCGTCGTATGGGGTCCGTACGTCACGAACACTACCGGGAACTCGACGGTAGTCACCTGGAAGTCGATTGAAGAAGCGGAGTGGTGGGTCGATTACGCTCCCGAGGGCGGCGAGACGTACCGCATACCCTCTTCCGGGGCGGGGCCCATCCACCACGTGCTGCTCACGGGGCTTACCCCGGCGACCACCTACCGCTACCGGGTCGGCACCGGGAACGAGACGACAGGGGACTGCAGGTTCCGGACGTTCGGGGACGGGGCGTTTACCTGCATCGTATACGGCGACACCCGGGCGCAGAAGCCTTTCTTCACCCAGACTGAGCGACACGGTCTGGTGGCGGAGAGGATAGCGGCAGAGGCGGATATCCTCTTCGTGGTCCACACCGGCGATTTCGTCTGCGAGGAGGAGGAGTGGGACGAGTTCTTCGCGGTCGCAGGACCGGTGCTCCGGAACACGACCCTGGTGCCGGTGGCAGGCAACCATGACGGGTCAACGGAGACGTTCTCCGCCGTCTTCGACCTTCCCCCGTACTACTCTTTCGATGCCGGCAGCCTCCACGTGACCGTTCTCGACAGCAACGACCGGGCATGGGCGGACATGGTCACCCAGACCGCATGGCTCGAGAGCGACCTCGCATCCCCCCTGCCCCGGAAGATCGTGGCGTTCCACCACCCCCCGTTCAGCTCCGACCGTAAGCATCCCGGAGGAGACCGGGCGATCCGGGCCGAGTGGTGCGATATCCTCTCGCGCAGCGGCGTGGACGCAGTCTTCAGTGCGCACACCCATGCCTACGAGCGCTACCGGGCAGGCGGGACGGAGTACCTTGTCGTCGGGTGCGGCGGGGCGCCGTTCTATGCGCTCGCGGAGGAGAAGCCTGAAGGATACCTTGCGGGCCACAGGCAGACCCTCGGTTACGTTCGGGTCATCGTCAGCCCGGAATCGATCGATCTTGAGATGGTAGCGGTTGCAGAGGTCACAGAGGACGGCGAGGTGACGATGTGTCCGGCAGGGACCGTCATCGACGCCGTCCGCCTCCCGGCAGATGCCGCACCGCCGCCGGAAGCGCCTGTCGGGCGGTGGGTTGTGCCGGCAGCCCTCCTCGGCGGTGCGGCGCTATCCAGATTACGGAGATGA
- the wtpA gene encoding tungstate ABC transporter substrate-binding protein WtpA, translating to MTRQAVILAMFALVVLATAAGCTDTEPERTVLTVVPAGSLLHPLEEIEAAFESRHPDIDVRLEGHGSIQAVRQVTDLGREIDVVAVADASLIPDMMYVPMTEGGENYTDWYVPFAGNEIVIAYTDRSVGAKEITAENWYRVLARPDVRVGFSNPMLDACGYRALMVTALGEEYYGEPDLFEAIIGSSFDPPLAPVRAGGVTMIALPELMRPADEKVAIRDGSIYLLSLLDAGGIDYAFEYRSVAEEHGLRWIDLPPGIDLSSAERTDDYRKVRVTLGFQRFGSIGSERIGQPIVYAVTVPRNAPHPEEARMFVDFVLAAFYEERPGWPTPMGQEPGAATVYHATD from the coding sequence ATGACCCGGCAGGCAGTGATCCTCGCAATGTTCGCCCTCGTTGTTCTGGCGACGGCCGCAGGCTGTACCGATACGGAGCCGGAGCGCACCGTCCTCACGGTGGTTCCGGCCGGGAGCCTTCTTCACCCGCTCGAGGAGATAGAGGCCGCCTTCGAGAGCCGGCACCCGGATATCGATGTCCGGCTCGAAGGGCACGGGAGCATTCAGGCTGTTCGGCAGGTGACGGACCTCGGGAGGGAGATCGATGTCGTCGCGGTTGCGGACGCCTCGCTGATTCCGGATATGATGTACGTCCCGATGACCGAGGGGGGCGAGAATTATACCGACTGGTATGTCCCCTTCGCCGGAAACGAGATCGTGATCGCTTACACCGACCGGAGCGTCGGGGCGAAAGAAATAACGGCGGAGAACTGGTACCGGGTCCTGGCCCGCCCGGACGTGCGAGTCGGGTTCTCAAACCCCATGCTCGACGCCTGCGGCTACCGCGCACTCATGGTGACGGCGCTTGGCGAGGAGTATTACGGTGAGCCAGACCTTTTTGAAGCCATCATCGGGAGCTCCTTCGATCCGCCGCTCGCACCTGTCCGCGCGGGCGGGGTAACGATGATCGCCCTGCCGGAATTGATGAGACCTGCTGACGAGAAGGTCGCCATCCGGGACGGGAGTATCTACCTCCTCTCGCTCCTGGATGCCGGGGGGATCGACTACGCCTTCGAATACCGGAGTGTCGCCGAAGAGCATGGGCTCCGGTGGATCGACCTCCCACCCGGGATAGACCTCAGCTCCGCAGAGCGAACCGATGATTACCGGAAGGTGCGCGTGACCCTCGGATTCCAGCGATTCGGGTCAATCGGAAGCGAACGGATCGGCCAGCCGATCGTCTACGCCGTCACCGTGCCTCGCAATGCACCCCACCCGGAAGAAGCGCGGATGTTTGTGGACTTTGTTCTGGCCGCGTTCTATGAAGAGCGGCCAGGATGGCCCACTCCTATGGGACAGGAACCCGGGGCTGCCACGGTGTACCATGCTACGGACTGA
- a CDS encoding ACT domain-containing protein, whose amino-acid sequence MEKSYIVKQISIFSENRPGRLAAVACALRDAGINIFAFSIAEADGFGVVRALVDRPDDAHRTLTDLGFRVSFTDVIGVKMRDEPGGLSDIASILGDAGINIEYAYAYSGKDGAVLILRVDQVEDAIRQILGRGGELLKASLSR is encoded by the coding sequence ATGGAGAAGTCGTATATCGTCAAACAGATCTCGATCTTTTCGGAGAACCGCCCGGGGCGCCTCGCGGCGGTCGCATGTGCGTTGCGGGATGCCGGGATCAACATATTTGCGTTCAGTATCGCCGAGGCGGACGGGTTCGGGGTGGTCCGCGCGCTCGTCGACCGGCCGGACGACGCCCACCGAACGCTGACCGATCTCGGGTTCCGCGTCTCGTTCACCGACGTCATCGGCGTGAAGATGCGCGACGAGCCCGGCGGCCTCTCGGATATCGCATCGATCCTCGGGGATGCCGGGATCAACATCGAGTATGCCTACGCCTACTCGGGGAAGGATGGGGCGGTCCTGATCCTGCGCGTGGATCAGGTCGAGGACGCCATCAGGCAGATCCTTGGTCGCGGCGGAGAACTCCTTAAAGCGTCTCTCTCGCGGTAA
- a CDS encoding argininosuccinate synthase, with protein sequence MKIMRTRLPWVLLALLCVSMLAVAAAAAPTTELHVVKIAPDGQTILEETTVDYRWMEANLPVLGDGVTHYYHQGPVFEGDKWDPEETTNFKDRGAVKGTDVRDLAELVGGVEPGDEIMVRAADGYHVEFAYQNVYTPDPRQGPIGICWYNGAETGAGERQGCGYVPDYYTGMRLVFFADNSTNADGLHIYGNWDMHETLPESAQHFYDLYPSTGGLTVKWIDEVRVYTGGFHGERGALAGSLDDPAAEATTDPAKAPLSLVATLAAALGAATLRARRGA encoded by the coding sequence ATGAAGATTATGCGTACACGATTACCATGGGTGCTGCTCGCGCTCCTCTGCGTGAGCATGCTGGCGGTTGCCGCCGCGGCGGCACCGACAACCGAACTGCACGTCGTAAAGATTGCACCGGATGGGCAGACGATCCTCGAGGAGACGACGGTCGACTACCGCTGGATGGAGGCGAACCTCCCGGTCCTCGGGGACGGCGTGACCCACTACTACCACCAGGGCCCGGTCTTCGAGGGGGACAAGTGGGACCCTGAGGAGACGACGAACTTCAAGGACAGGGGAGCCGTGAAGGGAACGGATGTCCGCGACCTCGCCGAACTGGTCGGCGGCGTCGAACCCGGGGACGAGATCATGGTCCGGGCGGCCGACGGCTACCATGTCGAGTTTGCCTACCAGAACGTTTACACGCCCGATCCCCGCCAGGGACCCATAGGGATCTGCTGGTACAACGGCGCCGAGACAGGGGCAGGCGAGCGGCAGGGGTGCGGCTATGTCCCCGACTACTACACCGGGATGCGCCTCGTCTTCTTTGCCGACAACTCGACAAACGCAGATGGCCTCCACATCTACGGGAACTGGGACATGCATGAGACGCTCCCGGAGTCCGCCCAGCACTTCTACGACCTCTACCCCTCAACCGGCGGTCTCACGGTGAAGTGGATCGATGAGGTCCGTGTCTACACCGGCGGGTTCCACGGCGAGCGGGGGGCCCTTGCGGGATCTCTCGACGACCCGGCAGCAGAGGCGACGACGGACCCGGCGAAAGCCCCGCTCTCTCTCGTAGCGACGCTCGCTGCGGCACTCGGGGCAGCGACGCTCCGTGCCCGGAGAGGAGCATGA
- a CDS encoding PAS domain S-box protein codes for MIDTTLDYRIEQIHRDLRNLFLSTDTAARHEVLSRLTAGIDELALMNRKQAKENRELRMKGERIERERDAVLEAVIQRVLIYDNEGRIIQANWAAIEGFEQNPIGMTGEELIRRTGLRTGDGRAASVEDLPSTRALQGEKVVAERMDAVDRAGERHNILASASPLTHDGQTSGAVVVWQEITGQVRTIRMLEEEKARLRVIIDSAPEAILVVDAQARIRLANRAAEEIHARPIPEGEDYAAYCAMMVCDTDGNPCKPDDLPLARAVKHGEAVTARERTIILPGGRRREILMNAAPIMNDSGEILGAVGVFQDITGREEAERALRDSEERFRGVFERAGIGIALVDTTGKFLRVNPAFQRFLGYPAHEMQGQNIGDFVHPEDLDSASLHFQETLAGKHDEDHLEKRYIGKDGRTVWGRLATTLLRDSQGRIRFVIGMIEDITGRKENEALRKRAFEQIEHNMEQFAILGDHVRHPLQVLLARADLMEDKETAEKIREQVLRINARVRQLDRGWIESREIREFLRRNELV; via the coding sequence ATGATCGACACGACGCTGGACTATCGCATCGAGCAGATCCATCGCGATCTGCGCAACCTCTTCCTGAGTACGGATACCGCAGCCCGGCATGAAGTCCTCTCCCGTCTCACTGCCGGCATCGACGAACTCGCACTCATGAACCGTAAACAGGCTAAAGAAAACCGTGAACTCCGGATGAAGGGGGAGCGGATCGAGAGGGAGCGCGACGCTGTTCTTGAGGCAGTCATACAGCGGGTGCTCATCTACGATAACGAAGGGAGAATTATCCAGGCGAATTGGGCTGCAATCGAGGGTTTTGAGCAAAATCCCATCGGCATGACAGGGGAAGAACTGATCCGGCGTACAGGGCTCCGGACAGGCGACGGGAGGGCGGCATCCGTCGAGGATCTGCCGAGTACCCGGGCATTGCAGGGAGAGAAGGTGGTTGCCGAGAGGATGGACGCCGTGGACAGAGCAGGGGAACGCCACAATATCCTGGCGTCGGCCTCCCCCCTCACCCATGACGGGCAGACCTCTGGTGCGGTCGTCGTCTGGCAGGAGATCACCGGGCAGGTCCGGACCATCAGAATGCTTGAGGAGGAGAAGGCGCGGCTACGGGTGATCATAGACAGCGCACCCGAGGCGATCCTTGTCGTCGATGCGCAGGCCCGCATTCGGCTGGCAAATCGGGCTGCAGAGGAGATCCATGCCCGACCCATCCCTGAGGGAGAGGATTACGCCGCCTATTGCGCTATGATGGTCTGTGATACGGACGGCAACCCGTGCAAGCCCGACGATCTTCCTCTGGCACGGGCGGTAAAACACGGCGAGGCCGTCACCGCCCGTGAACGGACGATCATCCTGCCGGGAGGACGAAGGCGGGAGATCCTGATGAATGCGGCTCCGATCATGAACGACAGCGGGGAGATACTCGGTGCGGTCGGGGTCTTCCAGGATATCACCGGTCGAGAAGAGGCAGAGCGAGCGCTCAGGGACAGCGAGGAGCGGTTCCGTGGAGTCTTTGAGCGAGCGGGGATCGGTATTGCTCTTGTAGACACAACAGGCAAGTTCCTGCGTGTGAACCCGGCGTTCCAGAGATTTCTCGGGTACCCGGCCCATGAGATGCAGGGCCAGAACATCGGCGATTTTGTCCATCCGGAGGATCTGGATTCAGCCAGTCTGCACTTTCAGGAGACGCTTGCAGGAAAACATGACGAAGACCATCTGGAGAAGCGCTATATCGGAAAGGACGGGCGGACGGTATGGGGCCGCCTGGCCACCACCCTCCTTCGCGACTCGCAAGGCAGGATTCGGTTTGTTATTGGCATGATCGAGGATATCACCGGGCGCAAAGAGAACGAGGCCCTCCGAAAGAGGGCGTTTGAGCAGATCGAGCACAACATGGAGCAGTTTGCAATCCTCGGAGACCATGTCCGCCATCCCCTGCAGGTTCTGCTCGCCCGGGCCGATCTGATGGAGGACAAAGAGACCGCGGAGAAGATCAGGGAGCAGGTCCTGCGGATAAATGCGCGCGTCAGGCAACTTGACCGGGGATGGATAGAATCGCGGGAGATCCGGGAGTTTTTGCGGAGAAATGAGCTTGTCTGA
- a CDS encoding phenylacetate--CoA ligase family protein produces the protein MFWNRAMETIRPDELADLQLKRLKWSLHQAQKVGLYQRKLKEAGVSPDDIKTLDDVQKLPFTYKKELQAGYPFGLFAVPLKEIVRIHTTSGTTGKPTVVGYTRQDLENWSELIARNMSMVGLGEDDIFQNAVNYGLFTGGLGFHYGAEKIGMTVIPSATGNTRRQIEMIEDFGVTAIHCTPSYALHLAEVAESMGKTLDTLKTGIFGAEPWSESMRTELERRLGVTAYDSYGLSEMYGPGVAFECPERNGLHIWHDCYLTEIIDPETGERLAPGERGELVITPLVKEALPLVRYRTGDVTRLMDDECACGRGVKIERITGRSDDMLVIRGINVFPSQIEHVLRALPEVGEQFIVYIDRVKHLDEMTIEVEMNRAGFSGELQDLARMQKKITNELHNTLGLRTAVKLVEPGSLPRFEGKAKRVIDRRGAI, from the coding sequence ATGTTCTGGAACAGAGCGATGGAGACGATCCGGCCTGATGAACTCGCGGATCTTCAACTGAAGCGGCTGAAATGGTCGCTGCATCAGGCGCAGAAAGTTGGACTATACCAGAGAAAACTGAAGGAAGCGGGCGTCTCGCCGGATGATATCAAGACGCTCGACGACGTGCAGAAACTTCCCTTCACCTACAAAAAAGAACTCCAGGCCGGATACCCGTTCGGCCTCTTTGCTGTCCCCTTGAAGGAAATTGTCCGGATTCACACCACCTCCGGCACGACGGGCAAGCCGACCGTCGTCGGCTACACCCGGCAGGACCTGGAGAACTGGTCGGAACTGATCGCGCGGAACATGTCGATGGTCGGCCTTGGAGAGGATGATATCTTTCAGAACGCGGTCAACTACGGCCTCTTCACCGGAGGGCTCGGGTTCCACTACGGCGCCGAGAAGATCGGGATGACCGTGATCCCGAGCGCGACCGGAAACACCCGCCGCCAGATCGAGATGATCGAGGACTTCGGGGTGACCGCCATCCACTGCACGCCAAGCTACGCCCTCCACCTCGCCGAGGTGGCCGAGTCGATGGGAAAGACGCTGGACACCCTCAAGACCGGGATATTCGGGGCGGAACCCTGGTCGGAGAGCATGCGGACGGAGCTCGAACGGCGTCTCGGCGTGACGGCCTACGACAGTTACGGGCTCTCGGAGATGTACGGCCCGGGGGTGGCGTTCGAGTGCCCGGAGAGGAACGGGCTCCACATCTGGCACGACTGTTACCTCACGGAGATCATCGATCCCGAGACGGGGGAGAGGCTCGCTCCCGGGGAGCGGGGCGAACTCGTCATCACGCCGCTCGTCAAGGAGGCCCTGCCGCTCGTCCGCTACCGCACCGGCGACGTGACCCGGCTGATGGACGACGAATGCGCCTGCGGGCGCGGGGTGAAGATCGAGCGGATCACGGGCCGGAGCGACGACATGCTGGTCATCCGCGGGATCAACGTCTTCCCGTCGCAGATCGAACACGTGCTGCGCGCCCTCCCGGAGGTCGGGGAGCAGTTCATCGTATATATCGATCGCGTCAAACATCTTGATGAGATGACGATTGAAGTGGAGATGAACAGAGCGGGGTTCTCCGGAGAACTTCAGGATCTCGCCCGTATGCAGAAGAAGATTACCAACGAGCTCCACAATACGCTCGGCCTCAGGACCGCGGTGAAACTGGTGGAGCCGGGGTCGCTGCCCCGGTTCGAGGGGAAGGCAAAGCGGGTCATCGACCGGCGGGGGGCGATCTGA
- a CDS encoding phenylacetate--CoA ligase family protein, translating into MAPWNPRMEEMPPEELRRLQFKLVKSLVYRLYSFNDFYRRRMKEQEVHPDDIRTLEDVAKLPFMYKADLRDGYPDRIFSAEQNELVRYHVSSGTTGKPTVVGYTERDIENWSESLARGFSSCGLGRGDVIQVSYGYGLFTGGLGAHYGAERVGATVLPTSVGNTERQIELMQDLHVTAIACTPSYLLHMGEVAEKMGVSIRNDTDLRMGFLGAEPWSEQMRTRIEDWLGIRAYDIYGTSELSGPMFTECTEQQGIHVWGDLALVEIVDPATGEVLEAGEQGELTITMLQKEALPMIRYRIGDLTAVEEGACACGRTHPRIGRIRGRVDDMLIIRGINVFPSQVEHVLLEIPQVGRHFQIVVDRKGALDSMLVRVEVSEEAFSDKITELMVIKRAVEHRLRSSLNVSVDVELVEPGSLPRFEGKSKKVVDRRSL; encoded by the coding sequence ATGGCGCCCTGGAACCCGCGGATGGAGGAGATGCCGCCCGAGGAGTTGCGGCGGCTCCAGTTCAAACTCGTAAAATCCCTGGTATACCGGCTCTACAGCTTCAACGACTTCTACCGGCGCCGGATGAAGGAGCAGGAGGTTCACCCCGACGACATCAGGACGCTTGAGGATGTCGCGAAACTCCCGTTCATGTACAAGGCGGACCTGCGGGACGGCTACCCGGACAGGATCTTCTCCGCCGAACAGAACGAACTGGTCCGGTACCATGTCTCCTCCGGAACGACGGGGAAGCCGACGGTCGTCGGGTATACGGAGCGCGATATCGAGAACTGGAGCGAGTCCCTGGCGCGGGGGTTCTCTTCCTGCGGTCTCGGACGGGGGGACGTCATACAGGTGAGTTACGGCTACGGCCTCTTCACCGGCGGCCTCGGCGCCCACTACGGTGCAGAACGCGTCGGAGCAACCGTCCTTCCCACAAGCGTCGGGAACACGGAGCGGCAGATCGAGCTCATGCAGGACCTCCACGTCACCGCCATCGCCTGCACCCCCTCCTACCTCCTCCATATGGGCGAGGTGGCGGAGAAGATGGGCGTCTCGATCAGGAACGATACCGACCTTCGCATGGGCTTCCTCGGTGCCGAACCCTGGTCTGAGCAGATGCGGACCCGGATAGAGGACTGGCTCGGGATCCGCGCCTACGACATCTACGGAACGAGCGAACTCTCCGGCCCGATGTTCACCGAGTGCACCGAGCAGCAGGGGATCCACGTCTGGGGAGACCTCGCGCTCGTGGAGATCGTTGACCCCGCGACCGGCGAGGTGCTAGAGGCCGGTGAACAGGGCGAGCTGACCATCACCATGCTGCAGAAAGAAGCCCTCCCCATGATACGTTACCGGATCGGCGACCTCACCGCCGTCGAGGAGGGGGCCTGCGCCTGCGGCCGGACCCATCCGCGCATCGGCCGGATCCGGGGACGGGTGGACGACATGCTGATCATCCGGGGCATCAACGTCTTCCCGTCGCAGGTAGAGCATGTGCTGCTTGAGATCCCGCAGGTCGGCAGGCATTTCCAGATAGTCGTCGACCGGAAAGGTGCACTCGATTCGATGCTCGTGCGGGTGGAGGTGAGCGAGGAGGCGTTCTCCGACAAGATCACCGAACTCATGGTGATCAAGAGGGCGGTGGAGCACCGCCTGCGGAGTTCGCTGAACGTGAGCGTGGATGTCGAACTGGTCGAACCGGGCTCCCTGCCGCGGTTTGAAGGCAAGTCGAAGAAGGTTGTTGACAGGAGGTCATTGTAA
- a CDS encoding TIGR03557 family F420-dependent LLM class oxidoreductase, with the protein MVEIGYKLASEEHGPLDLVCNARQAEDAGFAFAMISDHYHPWTNRQGQSPFVWGVIGGISQVTADLRLVTGVTCPTIRIHPGIVAQAAATAAAMMPERFILGLGSGENLNEHVFGDRWPPAPVRIEMLEEAVEVIRLLWKGGMQDYYGAFYTLENAQIFSLPEKLPPIYIASEGPISASMAARVGDGFINPGSDAEENLIIFRDSGGGDKPAYVETSVCWAETEEEGQTTAYEQWPIAANTGELNRLLPTPVHYEQTAKMVTPEDVAEHVVCGPDPEAHIEKIEENVRKGFDHVCVHQIGHQQREFMEFYTNEVLPHFRE; encoded by the coding sequence ATGGTCGAAATAGGTTACAAACTGGCGAGTGAGGAGCACGGACCCCTTGACCTGGTCTGCAACGCCCGTCAGGCAGAAGATGCCGGCTTTGCGTTTGCCATGATATCGGACCACTACCACCCCTGGACGAACCGGCAGGGGCAGAGCCCGTTCGTCTGGGGGGTGATCGGCGGCATCTCGCAGGTGACGGCGGATCTGCGGCTGGTGACGGGTGTCACCTGCCCGACGATACGGATACATCCCGGCATCGTTGCCCAGGCTGCCGCAACCGCCGCAGCGATGATGCCGGAGCGGTTTATCCTGGGCCTCGGGTCTGGCGAGAACCTCAACGAGCACGTCTTCGGCGACCGCTGGCCCCCGGCACCGGTCAGGATTGAGATGCTCGAGGAGGCGGTGGAGGTGATCAGGCTGCTCTGGAAGGGAGGGATGCAGGACTATTACGGCGCTTTCTACACCCTGGAGAACGCCCAGATCTTCTCGCTCCCGGAGAAACTCCCTCCTATCTATATCGCGTCCGAAGGCCCGATCAGCGCATCCATGGCCGCGCGGGTCGGTGATGGGTTCATTAACCCGGGCAGCGACGCGGAGGAGAACCTCATCATCTTCCGCGACTCCGGGGGCGGGGATAAACCGGCATATGTGGAGACTTCGGTCTGCTGGGCGGAAACCGAGGAGGAGGGCCAGACGACTGCCTACGAACAGTGGCCCATCGCAGCAAACACCGGGGAACTCAACCGGCTTCTCCCCACGCCGGTCCACTACGAGCAGACGGCGAAGATGGTGACGCCGGAGGATGTGGCGGAGCACGTAGTCTGCGGTCCCGATCCGGAGGCGCACATCGAAAAGATCGAGGAGAACGTCCGAAAGGGGTTCGATCATGTCTGTGTCCACCAGATCGGGCACCAGCAGCGGGAGTTCATGGAGTTCTACACGAACGAGGTCCTGCCGCATTTCCGGGAGTGA